In a genomic window of Rhopalosiphum maidis isolate BTI-1 chromosome 4, ASM367621v3, whole genome shotgun sequence:
- the LOC113548289 gene encoding protein GVQW3-like isoform X1, translating into MSENTEQRVCIKFCHKLGKTATETYQMLLLAYGDETMSRARVFEWFKRFKEGRTTVESDEREGRPSTSRNEEMIQKIRTAIRVQTILTTDLDMRRVAAKFVPKLLSGEQKENRKQIATDLLECSESDDFFLKSIITGDETWVYGYDPETKVQSSQWKTPDSPRPKKLVKFGVK; encoded by the exons ATGAGCGAAAATACAGAACAACGAGTGTGCATTAAATTTTGCCATAAACTGGGAAAAACGGCTACTGAAACCTACCAAATGTTATTGTTAGCTTATGGAGATGAAACCATGTCCCGTGCTCGCGTTTTTGAATggtttaaacgatttaaagaGGGTAGAACAACTGTTGAAAGTGATGAACGTGAAGGACGCCCATCAACAAGCCGCAATGAGgaaatgatacaaaaaatacgaACAGCAATACGAG TTCAAACCATATTGACGACTGATTTAGACATGAGAAGAGTTGCAGCCAAATTTGTACCAAAACTGCTCTCAGGTGAGCAAAAAGAAAATCGAAAACAGATCGCCACTGATTTGCTAGAGTGTTCCGAatctgatgatttttttttaaaatcaattataactgGTGACGAGACTTGGGTATATGGCTACGATCCAGAAACAAAGGTACAATCTTCGCAGTGGAAGACACCTGATTCACCACGACCAAAAAAGCTCGTCAAGTTCGGAGTCAAGTGA
- the LOC113548289 gene encoding protein GVQW3-like isoform X2: MSENTEQRVCIKFCHKLGKTATETYQMLLLAYGDETMSRARVFEWFKRFKEGRTTVESDEREGRPSTSRNEEMIQKIRTAIRDMRRVAAKFVPKLLSGEQKENRKQIATDLLECSESDDFFLKSIITGDETWVYGYDPETKVQSSQWKTPDSPRPKKLVKFGVK; encoded by the exons ATGAGCGAAAATACAGAACAACGAGTGTGCATTAAATTTTGCCATAAACTGGGAAAAACGGCTACTGAAACCTACCAAATGTTATTGTTAGCTTATGGAGATGAAACCATGTCCCGTGCTCGCGTTTTTGAATggtttaaacgatttaaagaGGGTAGAACAACTGTTGAAAGTGATGAACGTGAAGGACGCCCATCAACAAGCCGCAATGAGgaaatgatacaaaaaatacgaACAGCAATACGAG ACATGAGAAGAGTTGCAGCCAAATTTGTACCAAAACTGCTCTCAGGTGAGCAAAAAGAAAATCGAAAACAGATCGCCACTGATTTGCTAGAGTGTTCCGAatctgatgatttttttttaaaatcaattataactgGTGACGAGACTTGGGTATATGGCTACGATCCAGAAACAAAGGTACAATCTTCGCAGTGGAAGACACCTGATTCACCACGACCAAAAAAGCTCGTCAAGTTCGGAGTCAAGTGA